The following are encoded together in the Longimicrobium terrae genome:
- a CDS encoding pyridoxal phosphate-dependent aminotransferase, protein MARHAKYVEDVATAMSIRFNGYGNALKAAGEDVTICSFGEAYFDIPLQPFDTLPFPSLYHYSDSRGLPGLRKKLAAYYDGQYGVPVDAASEIIVTAGSKLGVHMSFMTLLEPGDEVVVPEPAWVSYSEQARLCHANPVMVPLDVPVTELGNWVTPRTRAIVICSPQNPTGRVYTREELKYLHEVARERGIYLISDEAYSDFVSTEPFVSAGLDDPEKEHTIICNTMSKGWGLSGWRIGYLISNAKVMEQLLKISQHLMTCPATILEQYLERHFYDILEVTKPQIRDVVAKRAELALYMDEIGLRHMDGSATFYFFVSLDGSTLGSEAFCMRLLSESRVVAVPGVGYGKSCDGHIRVGIGTESMDRMRAALRAIKALIDATQDPERAAEPASLAASAA, encoded by the coding sequence ATGGCCCGGCACGCGAAATATGTAGAAGACGTGGCCACGGCGATGTCGATTCGGTTCAACGGCTACGGCAACGCTCTGAAGGCGGCGGGTGAGGATGTGACCATCTGCTCGTTCGGCGAAGCGTACTTCGACATTCCGCTGCAGCCGTTCGACACGCTCCCGTTCCCCTCGCTGTACCACTACTCGGACTCGCGCGGGCTTCCCGGGCTGCGCAAGAAGCTGGCGGCGTACTACGACGGCCAGTACGGGGTGCCGGTGGACGCGGCCAGCGAGATCATCGTCACGGCCGGCTCCAAGCTGGGCGTGCACATGAGCTTCATGACGCTGCTGGAGCCGGGCGACGAGGTGGTGGTGCCGGAGCCGGCGTGGGTGAGCTACAGCGAGCAGGCCCGGCTGTGCCACGCCAACCCCGTCATGGTTCCGCTGGACGTGCCGGTGACGGAGCTGGGCAACTGGGTGACGCCGCGCACGCGCGCCATCGTCATCTGCTCGCCGCAGAACCCCACGGGCCGCGTGTACACGCGTGAGGAGCTGAAGTACCTGCACGAGGTGGCCCGGGAGCGCGGCATCTACCTCATCTCCGACGAGGCGTACAGCGACTTCGTCTCCACCGAGCCGTTCGTTTCGGCCGGGCTGGACGACCCGGAGAAGGAGCACACCATCATCTGCAACACGATGTCCAAGGGGTGGGGGCTCTCGGGGTGGCGCATCGGCTACCTGATCTCCAACGCCAAGGTGATGGAGCAGCTGCTGAAGATCAGCCAGCACCTGATGACGTGCCCGGCCACGATCCTGGAGCAGTACCTGGAGCGGCACTTCTACGACATTCTGGAGGTCACCAAGCCGCAGATCCGCGACGTGGTGGCGAAGCGCGCCGAGCTGGCCCTGTACATGGACGAGATCGGGCTGCGCCACATGGACGGCAGCGCCACCTTCTACTTCTTCGTCAGCCTGGACGGCTCCACCCTGGGCTCCGAGGCGTTCTGCATGCGCCTGCTGTCGGAAAGCAGGGTGGTGGCGGTGCCGGGCGTGGGATACGGCAAGTCGTGCGACGGCCACATCCGCGTGGGCATCGGCACGGAAAGCATGGACCGCATGCGGGCCGCCCTGCGCGCCATCAAGGCCCTGATCGACGCCACGCAGGACCCCGAACGCGCGGCGGAGCCGGCCAGCCTGGCGGCATCCGCGGCCTGA